In a single window of the Geotrypetes seraphini chromosome 11, aGeoSer1.1, whole genome shotgun sequence genome:
- the LOC117345440 gene encoding LOW QUALITY PROTEIN: carbohydrate sulfotransferase 12-like (The sequence of the model RefSeq protein was modified relative to this genomic sequence to represent the inferred CDS: deleted 1 base in 1 codon) — MTKSQLFRLSVAVGSVFMILLIIVYWDNVGTAHPYRHTSLSRSFSPQMLPNAAHSEERTTLSNIDEFLDKFLNLSLAQNVQVITQTEQRLVRVRGFDWSFHDIKGKLDQEKVQAERKRTLHQFCANSSFSFPWKERSFEDIPNRELDHLIVDDRHGLFKKYTKFLFVRDPFVRLISAFRSKFKPENDVFYRVFAVPILKHYSNRSNVPASVSKAFSVGMKPSFGKFIQYLLDPLTEKKSPFNEHWRQVYRLCHPCQIEYDFIGKLETLDEDAVELLRLLGVDKQFHFPPSYKNRTTSSWTEDWFAKIPLEWKQQLFKLYEADFVLFGYSKPENLLKD; from the exons ATGACCAAATCACAACTCTTCCGCCTCTCAGTGGCTGTGGGGTCTGTCTTCATGATTCTTTTAATCATAGTATACTGGGACAATGTAGGGACAGCTCACCCTTACCGGCACACCTCCCTTTCCAGATCTTTTTCACCTCAGATGCTTCCTAATGCTGCCCATAGTGAAGAAAGAACGACCTTATCTAACATTGATGAGTTTCTAGATAAGTTTTTGAACTTGAGTTTAGCACAAAATGTGCAGGTAATCACACAGACTGAGCAACGTCTTGTGAGAGTGAGAGGTTTTGATTGGTCTTTTCATGACATCAAAGGAAAACTTGACCAAGAAAAGGTACAGGCTGAGAGGAAACGTACACTGCACCAATTCTGTGCTAACTCTAGCTTTTCTTTTCCATGGAAGGAACGTTCCTTTGAAGATATTCCCAACCGAGAGCTGGATCACTTGATTGTGGATGACCGCCAT GGGTTATTTAAGAAGTACACCAAGTTCCTCTTTGTAAGAGACCCCTTTGTACGCCTTATCTCTGCCTTCCGCAGCAAGTTTAAACCAGAGAATGATGTTTTTTACCGTGTCTTTGCTGTGCCTATATTAAAACATTACTCCAACCGTAGCAATGTGCCAGCTTCGGTTAGTAAAGCATTTTCTGTAGGCATGAAGCCCTCATTTGGTAAGTTCATCCAATATCTACTTGACCCTCTAACAGAGAAGAAAAGTCCATTCAATGAACATTGGAGACAAGTGTACCGCCTCTGCCATCCATGCCAGATTGAGTACGACTTCATTGGCAAACTGGAGACGTTGGATGAGGATGCAGTAGAGCTACTGAGACTTCTTGGTGTGGATAAACAATTCCACTTTCCTCCCAGCTATAAGAATAGGACTACTAGCAGTTGGACAGAAGACTGGTTTGCAAAAATCCCTCTGGAATGGAAACAGCAGTTGTTCAAGCTTTATGAAGCTGATTTTGTTCTGTTTGGATATTCAAAGCCGGAGAATCTTTTAAAAGACTAA